A window of the Lactuca sativa cultivar Salinas chromosome 5, Lsat_Salinas_v11, whole genome shotgun sequence genome harbors these coding sequences:
- the LOC111908011 gene encoding NADP-dependent malic enzyme isoform X3 — protein MLASSSSFKRINSLRQLLGVLGDKGERKSSLSVMAGNQDDDNAATDDDDDDDGQPFTPWNVSVASGHALLRSPQHNKGLAFSEKERDAHYLRGLLPPAVFTQELQEKRTLHLLRQYQVPLHRYIAMMDLQETNERLFYKLLIDNVDELLPVVYTPTVGEACQKYGSIYRRQQGLYISLKDKGKILEVLRNWPEKNIQVIVVTDGERILGLGDLGCQGMGIPVGKLSLYTALGGVRPSVCLPVTIDVGTKNEALLKDEFYIGLKQKRATGEEYNELLEEFMTAVKKNYGEKVLIQFEDFANHNAFELLSKYRSTHLVFNDDIQGTACVVLGGLLSALKLIGGTLSDHTFLFLGAGEAGTGIAELISLEILKKTKVTVEESRKKIWLVDSKGLIVSSRKDSLQHFKLPWAHDHAPVKGLLEAVKAIKPTILIGTSGVGKQFTKEVIEAMASINAKPLILALSNPTSQSECTAEEAYTWSQGHAIFASGSPFDPVMYDGKEFVPGQANNAYVFPGFGLGLIMCGAIRVHDEFLLVAAEALASQVTEEEYAKGIIYPPFKKIRKISAVIAAKVASRAYELGLASNLPRPKDLVKFAESCMYSPTYRHYR, from the exons ATGCTGGCCTCATCGTCATCCTTCAAGAGAATCAATTCTCTG AGACAATTGTTAGGAGTTTTGGGGGATAAAGGAGAGAGAAAGAGTAGTCTATCAGTAATGGCGGGTAATCAAGATGATGATAATGCAGCAactgatgatgacgatgatgatgatggtcaACCATTTACCCCTTGGAATGTCTCTGTTGCCAG TGGACATGCTTTGTTGCGGAGCCCACAACATAACAAAGGGCTTGCTTTCAGTGAGAAAGAACGAGACGCGCATTACTTGAGAGGCCTTTTGCCACCTGCAGTATTCACTCAGGAACTTCAA GAAAAAAGAACTTTGCATCTACTTCGCCAATACCAAGTTCCATTGCATAGATACATAGCGATGATGGATCTTCAG GAGACGAATGAAAGATTATTTTACAAGCTTCTGATCGATAATGTTGATGAATTACTTCCAGTAGTTTACACACCAACAGTTGGTGAAGCTTGTCAGAAATACGGCAGCATTTATCGGCGTCAACAGGGACTTTATATCAGTTTGAAAGACAA GGGAAAGATTCTTGAGGTGTTGAGGAATTGGCCTGAGAAGAATATCCAAGTTATTGTTGTAACCGATGGTGAGCGTATATTGGGGCTTGGTGACCTTGGATGCCAG GGGATGGGGATACCCGTTGGAAAGCTTTCTTTATATACAGCACTTGGAGGCGTTCGCCCTTCTGTT TGTTTGCCAGTAACCATTGACGTGGGCACAAAAAACGAGGCATTGTTGAAGGATGAATTCTACATCGGTCTTAAACAAAAAAGAGCAACTGGCGAG GAATATAACGAATTGTTAGAGGAGTTTATGACAGCAGTGAAGAAGAACTATGGAGAAAAAGTCCTCATTCAG TTTGAAGATTTCGCCAACCACAATGCGTTTGAGTTGCTGAGTAAATATCGATCAACTCATCTTGTTTTCAACGATGATATTCAG GGCACTGCATGTGTCGTTTTGGGAGGTTTGCTTTCGGCTTTGAAATTAATCGGTGGGACTCTATCTGATCATACGTTCTTATTTCTTGGTGCTGGTGAG GCTGGAACGGGTATAGCAGAGCTTATTTCACTTGAGATATTGAAAAAG ACAAAAGTTACAGTGGAAGAATCTCGAAAGAAAATTTGGCTTGTTGACTCAAAG GGATTGATAGTGAGCTCGCGTAAAGATTCCCTACAACATTTTAAGCTACCATGGGCTCATGATCATGCCCCCGTGAAAGGACTCTTGGAAGCCGTCAAA GCAATCAAGCCAACGATATTAATAGGAACATCTGGAGTTGGGAAACAATTTACAAAAGAAGTTATTGAAGCGATGGCATCTATTAATGCG aAACCTCTCATTCTGGCTCTCTCTAATCCGACTTCACAATCCGAGTGTACAGCGGAAGAAGCTTATACATGGAGTCAA GGTCACGCGATTTTTGCTAGTGGAAGCCCATTTGACCCTGTCATGTATGATGGCAAAGAGTTCGTGCCTGGCCAG gcAAATAATGCATACGTATTTCCTGGATTTGGGTTGGGATTGATCATGTGTGGTGCAATTCGTGTGCATGATGAGTTCCTTTTGGTGGCAG CGGAAGCTTTGGCATCTCAAGTGACAGAAGAAGAGTACGCGAAGGGTATTATCTATCCACCTTTCAAGAAGATTAGAAAGATTTCAGCGGTTATTGCTGCTAAGGTAGCTTCTAGGGCATATGAACTTG GGTTGGCATCTAATCTTCCTCGTCCTAAAGATCTCGTTAAATTCGCAGAGAGTTGCATGTATTCTCCAACCTATCGTCATTATCGTTAA
- the LOC111908011 gene encoding NADP-dependent malic enzyme isoform X1: protein MLASSSSFKRINSLFCCCIVLLSLSDLQRQLLGVLGDKGERKSSLSVMAGNQDDDNAATDDDDDDDGQPFTPWNVSVASGHALLRSPQHNKGLAFSEKERDAHYLRGLLPPAVFTQELQEKRTLHLLRQYQVPLHRYIAMMDLQETNERLFYKLLIDNVDELLPVVYTPTVGEACQKYGSIYRRQQGLYISLKDKGKILEVLRNWPEKNIQVIVVTDGERILGLGDLGCQGMGIPVGKLSLYTALGGVRPSVCLPVTIDVGTKNEALLKDEFYIGLKQKRATGEEYNELLEEFMTAVKKNYGEKVLIQFEDFANHNAFELLSKYRSTHLVFNDDIQGTACVVLGGLLSALKLIGGTLSDHTFLFLGAGEAGTGIAELISLEILKKTKVTVEESRKKIWLVDSKGLIVSSRKDSLQHFKLPWAHDHAPVKGLLEAVKAIKPTILIGTSGVGKQFTKEVIEAMASINAKPLILALSNPTSQSECTAEEAYTWSQGHAIFASGSPFDPVMYDGKEFVPGQANNAYVFPGFGLGLIMCGAIRVHDEFLLVAAEALASQVTEEEYAKGIIYPPFKKIRKISAVIAAKVASRAYELGLASNLPRPKDLVKFAESCMYSPTYRHYR from the exons ATGCTGGCCTCATCGTCATCCTTCAAGAGAATCAATTCTCTG TTTTGTTGTTGCATAGTGTTGTTGAGCTTGTCTGATTTGCAGAGACAATTGTTAGGAGTTTTGGGGGATAAAGGAGAGAGAAAGAGTAGTCTATCAGTAATGGCGGGTAATCAAGATGATGATAATGCAGCAactgatgatgacgatgatgatgatggtcaACCATTTACCCCTTGGAATGTCTCTGTTGCCAG TGGACATGCTTTGTTGCGGAGCCCACAACATAACAAAGGGCTTGCTTTCAGTGAGAAAGAACGAGACGCGCATTACTTGAGAGGCCTTTTGCCACCTGCAGTATTCACTCAGGAACTTCAA GAAAAAAGAACTTTGCATCTACTTCGCCAATACCAAGTTCCATTGCATAGATACATAGCGATGATGGATCTTCAG GAGACGAATGAAAGATTATTTTACAAGCTTCTGATCGATAATGTTGATGAATTACTTCCAGTAGTTTACACACCAACAGTTGGTGAAGCTTGTCAGAAATACGGCAGCATTTATCGGCGTCAACAGGGACTTTATATCAGTTTGAAAGACAA GGGAAAGATTCTTGAGGTGTTGAGGAATTGGCCTGAGAAGAATATCCAAGTTATTGTTGTAACCGATGGTGAGCGTATATTGGGGCTTGGTGACCTTGGATGCCAG GGGATGGGGATACCCGTTGGAAAGCTTTCTTTATATACAGCACTTGGAGGCGTTCGCCCTTCTGTT TGTTTGCCAGTAACCATTGACGTGGGCACAAAAAACGAGGCATTGTTGAAGGATGAATTCTACATCGGTCTTAAACAAAAAAGAGCAACTGGCGAG GAATATAACGAATTGTTAGAGGAGTTTATGACAGCAGTGAAGAAGAACTATGGAGAAAAAGTCCTCATTCAG TTTGAAGATTTCGCCAACCACAATGCGTTTGAGTTGCTGAGTAAATATCGATCAACTCATCTTGTTTTCAACGATGATATTCAG GGCACTGCATGTGTCGTTTTGGGAGGTTTGCTTTCGGCTTTGAAATTAATCGGTGGGACTCTATCTGATCATACGTTCTTATTTCTTGGTGCTGGTGAG GCTGGAACGGGTATAGCAGAGCTTATTTCACTTGAGATATTGAAAAAG ACAAAAGTTACAGTGGAAGAATCTCGAAAGAAAATTTGGCTTGTTGACTCAAAG GGATTGATAGTGAGCTCGCGTAAAGATTCCCTACAACATTTTAAGCTACCATGGGCTCATGATCATGCCCCCGTGAAAGGACTCTTGGAAGCCGTCAAA GCAATCAAGCCAACGATATTAATAGGAACATCTGGAGTTGGGAAACAATTTACAAAAGAAGTTATTGAAGCGATGGCATCTATTAATGCG aAACCTCTCATTCTGGCTCTCTCTAATCCGACTTCACAATCCGAGTGTACAGCGGAAGAAGCTTATACATGGAGTCAA GGTCACGCGATTTTTGCTAGTGGAAGCCCATTTGACCCTGTCATGTATGATGGCAAAGAGTTCGTGCCTGGCCAG gcAAATAATGCATACGTATTTCCTGGATTTGGGTTGGGATTGATCATGTGTGGTGCAATTCGTGTGCATGATGAGTTCCTTTTGGTGGCAG CGGAAGCTTTGGCATCTCAAGTGACAGAAGAAGAGTACGCGAAGGGTATTATCTATCCACCTTTCAAGAAGATTAGAAAGATTTCAGCGGTTATTGCTGCTAAGGTAGCTTCTAGGGCATATGAACTTG GGTTGGCATCTAATCTTCCTCGTCCTAAAGATCTCGTTAAATTCGCAGAGAGTTGCATGTATTCTCCAACCTATCGTCATTATCGTTAA
- the LOC111908011 gene encoding NADP-dependent malic enzyme isoform X2, with protein MSYQLISNCIRQLLERQLLGVLGDKGERKSSLSVMAGNQDDDNAATDDDDDDDGQPFTPWNVSVASGHALLRSPQHNKGLAFSEKERDAHYLRGLLPPAVFTQELQEKRTLHLLRQYQVPLHRYIAMMDLQETNERLFYKLLIDNVDELLPVVYTPTVGEACQKYGSIYRRQQGLYISLKDKGKILEVLRNWPEKNIQVIVVTDGERILGLGDLGCQGMGIPVGKLSLYTALGGVRPSVCLPVTIDVGTKNEALLKDEFYIGLKQKRATGEEYNELLEEFMTAVKKNYGEKVLIQFEDFANHNAFELLSKYRSTHLVFNDDIQGTACVVLGGLLSALKLIGGTLSDHTFLFLGAGEAGTGIAELISLEILKKTKVTVEESRKKIWLVDSKGLIVSSRKDSLQHFKLPWAHDHAPVKGLLEAVKAIKPTILIGTSGVGKQFTKEVIEAMASINAKPLILALSNPTSQSECTAEEAYTWSQGHAIFASGSPFDPVMYDGKEFVPGQANNAYVFPGFGLGLIMCGAIRVHDEFLLVAAEALASQVTEEEYAKGIIYPPFKKIRKISAVIAAKVASRAYELGLASNLPRPKDLVKFAESCMYSPTYRHYR; from the exons ATGTCTTATCAACTTATTAGCAATTGCATACGGCAGCTCTTAGAG AGACAATTGTTAGGAGTTTTGGGGGATAAAGGAGAGAGAAAGAGTAGTCTATCAGTAATGGCGGGTAATCAAGATGATGATAATGCAGCAactgatgatgacgatgatgatgatggtcaACCATTTACCCCTTGGAATGTCTCTGTTGCCAG TGGACATGCTTTGTTGCGGAGCCCACAACATAACAAAGGGCTTGCTTTCAGTGAGAAAGAACGAGACGCGCATTACTTGAGAGGCCTTTTGCCACCTGCAGTATTCACTCAGGAACTTCAA GAAAAAAGAACTTTGCATCTACTTCGCCAATACCAAGTTCCATTGCATAGATACATAGCGATGATGGATCTTCAG GAGACGAATGAAAGATTATTTTACAAGCTTCTGATCGATAATGTTGATGAATTACTTCCAGTAGTTTACACACCAACAGTTGGTGAAGCTTGTCAGAAATACGGCAGCATTTATCGGCGTCAACAGGGACTTTATATCAGTTTGAAAGACAA GGGAAAGATTCTTGAGGTGTTGAGGAATTGGCCTGAGAAGAATATCCAAGTTATTGTTGTAACCGATGGTGAGCGTATATTGGGGCTTGGTGACCTTGGATGCCAG GGGATGGGGATACCCGTTGGAAAGCTTTCTTTATATACAGCACTTGGAGGCGTTCGCCCTTCTGTT TGTTTGCCAGTAACCATTGACGTGGGCACAAAAAACGAGGCATTGTTGAAGGATGAATTCTACATCGGTCTTAAACAAAAAAGAGCAACTGGCGAG GAATATAACGAATTGTTAGAGGAGTTTATGACAGCAGTGAAGAAGAACTATGGAGAAAAAGTCCTCATTCAG TTTGAAGATTTCGCCAACCACAATGCGTTTGAGTTGCTGAGTAAATATCGATCAACTCATCTTGTTTTCAACGATGATATTCAG GGCACTGCATGTGTCGTTTTGGGAGGTTTGCTTTCGGCTTTGAAATTAATCGGTGGGACTCTATCTGATCATACGTTCTTATTTCTTGGTGCTGGTGAG GCTGGAACGGGTATAGCAGAGCTTATTTCACTTGAGATATTGAAAAAG ACAAAAGTTACAGTGGAAGAATCTCGAAAGAAAATTTGGCTTGTTGACTCAAAG GGATTGATAGTGAGCTCGCGTAAAGATTCCCTACAACATTTTAAGCTACCATGGGCTCATGATCATGCCCCCGTGAAAGGACTCTTGGAAGCCGTCAAA GCAATCAAGCCAACGATATTAATAGGAACATCTGGAGTTGGGAAACAATTTACAAAAGAAGTTATTGAAGCGATGGCATCTATTAATGCG aAACCTCTCATTCTGGCTCTCTCTAATCCGACTTCACAATCCGAGTGTACAGCGGAAGAAGCTTATACATGGAGTCAA GGTCACGCGATTTTTGCTAGTGGAAGCCCATTTGACCCTGTCATGTATGATGGCAAAGAGTTCGTGCCTGGCCAG gcAAATAATGCATACGTATTTCCTGGATTTGGGTTGGGATTGATCATGTGTGGTGCAATTCGTGTGCATGATGAGTTCCTTTTGGTGGCAG CGGAAGCTTTGGCATCTCAAGTGACAGAAGAAGAGTACGCGAAGGGTATTATCTATCCACCTTTCAAGAAGATTAGAAAGATTTCAGCGGTTATTGCTGCTAAGGTAGCTTCTAGGGCATATGAACTTG GGTTGGCATCTAATCTTCCTCGTCCTAAAGATCTCGTTAAATTCGCAGAGAGTTGCATGTATTCTCCAACCTATCGTCATTATCGTTAA